The genomic interval CATTTTCTCCTTTCACAGGTTCTCCTTGAGTTGGCACAGAGCCGAAACAAGATCCCGCTGCCCAAGTCGATTGCTCCACCTGGCTCAATTCCTCTGCCACCAGAGCAGGACACGCTGTTGAGCCAAAACTACCAGCTCCTAGCTCCGTTGAAGCCACCGCCTCAGTACGAGGAAACAGAAGATGACAATGAAGGAGCCAACCTGACCCCTACTGCAACCTCAAACCTCACCAACCCAAATCCAAACAATCTGCAGGAGCAGAGGGTtagcgagcagcagcagctgctgcatcAGCAGCATGCTCAGAGGGTCTCTTTCCAGCTCAATGCTGTTGCGGCCGCAGCTGCAAAGCGCCGAGGGACCATGGATCAGTTGAACATgggctagctgctgctgggcGTTGCCTGGTTTCCTCGCTTCCATCGTGCAAACCTTCAAATTCTTGCTAGTTTGTTTGTCAGATGAGAAGTAAATAAGCTTAGCTTGTGCAGGTGTACGAATATTGCTTCAAGAAAGGGGAATGATCTCGCATGAAGTGTGTGCATGCTGTTCTTGTTGTTCTTGTTGACCGCTGGTTAATTGCCAACTGtcatatgtttttcctgttGAATTTTTGTTACGACAACGTTATAATTCTTCTAACCTTCAGAGCACGCCTGCACGCGCAATAAAAGCCCACACGCATGCCCGTCGCTGCTACAAATTGGTCGAACTTGAGATCACAGGAGGCTCAAATCTGGCCTGCTAGCGAAGTTGCACTCTATTTTACTGTATTCCAAGATATAATCATTCATAGATCTCTATTCCAAAACACTACCTGGTATAATCATTTATAGATCTCCCTTCCAAAACAGTGCGACAGTTAAAATTTAAGCATTTCTAATAGAGATATAACTTTACTGTAAGTACTTTGTCCGTGGTCATTCATGGATCCTGACTCGATGAGTATGGATATGGTTTTATCCGTCTCGATGAGTATGGATacggttttaatttttttcttgttggtACATCTGCCCATGACTCGAAAACATAGCGAGAAATAGCCAGACTAATTTTACTCATGGGTAACTCATACGTGACctgatattgatgatgattTTGGCCTATGTCTAATACCTCCTTTTCATTTgcctattaattttttaaaatttgttaaaattaTACTAGCTTGGTGATAATTTGTGTTGCTCTTTTAAACTATTGGTGATAATTATACAATTTATCGATTATGTTGTTTTCTATTAATTACTCATGTGAAACACATTGAGTACCCACATACCCAACAAGCCTGGCTATGCGCAGAGTTACGCAGAGTTATGCCCGCCAACCTTATCGGGCATTTATCGAGCAGGTGAAAGCGGGTATTAGGTCTGGTATGATTGGGTCGTCCCTATCTTTTCTCCTATGgtcgaaatttaaattttaagactTAAATTGGAGTTTTCGTCGCAGTTTATTTTCCCGCCTTTGCTGTAATTAAGATCACTAAGAgcatgtgtataaaaatttcatccaaaaattaatttttaatcgctaataaattatttctcttATATCTCTTATAGTTATCTTAAGAGAAAAGATGATGCCGCTTGatataaacaagaaaaaacacgACCAGGACTGAAGTGGAACTAATATAAGGGAAGACGAAAAGCACAGAACCATCTCGGTCGGTTAGGAGAAGAGGTTGAGCAAGtcaatagtttattttgcaaaagGATTTTGCACGATAAAACTCCAACCCTCATGGGCTTGGAACCAGATCGTGCTGTCCATGTGTTTGTTAGTGACTCAATTGCATATAAAGTAAAGTTAAAGTTAGAGGATCTACTTCCATGGGCTCACTTAACTCCACACCTATAACATGCACTCATAATACTACAATGACGATTATATTGGTCATCTCTCAAGCTTGTACTCCTAATTAAATGCTACTTATGCAGGGCATGGTTCTGTACAATGACCTCATTTGGTTTGGGAGGTCTTCTCAAGAGTGCAAGAATGAGTAGgcattaataaaatttacgattttttttaaaaaacgtattttaatggaaaaaaagaagCTACTAATGCAACCATTTGTCCAAAGGCCATCGTACGGTGAAATTAAGAGAAATCTTCTGTTTGCAACTATAATATTAGCTTTTTACAGGTTGGCAGAATTCTAACGCTTGGCTTTGGCAACAATTTACACGCTTTTAGCTTGATTTTTACTCAGTTCCTAAAGTATAAAAGATTTTGGTTTATGCAAGCCAAACTATTCAAAGTCGTTtggaaacttaaaaaaaaacttgccaACCATCTTCCCCTCTTTACACTTGTTAAATAGATGATATTAATTGTATGAATAAATATTCCATCTTTTCCAACATAACATAAATTGAATGAGAGCAATGAAGTCATTTTGAATATTCTCTTAATTATTGTGCACAAACCTAAAATAACTTAGGGCGTGCACAGGAATTGATGCTGGATTGATCTCCTAAGTTATTATTACTTAGGACAATCACAGTGTACAACACAAGCCATAATTTTTGTATCTCCACATAAGAGTAGGTAcaaagccagctataaatatattttaagatgataagagagaagagataagAGCAGtgggctacagatttatagctagctgcagcacggactccaagacacacGTGTGTATAACATATGAGACcggatattaattgtgtagcatgtgactattgtataaattagctattagagcaggtacaatagcaggctataagccagctataagtatattttaaagagataagatgagagagaagagatgtggactactaatttgtagacAGCTACACACGAGCTCCAAGACAACATGTGTGCATGACATgtaggaccatgtattaatgtttttgtaggtaactattttatgaattgactattagattaactatagatgaattagagccaatagttgactatactattgaacttgctcttaagttggctatagacaatttgtagccagtagttggctatactattgaacttgctctaataaagaaactactagtaatatatttttatatatttgaacttaATGTACCACAACGCTGTCTTGaataaatttgtctagttGAAAGTTCCTAGTAGTACATCTCATCTATTGGGATTGAGATCCTTTAACATTGTGGTTCTTTGCAAGAGTATTCTTAGGTCAGTTCCTGAAGTCCACTTTTTTTAGTCAGAAGTTCactttagagcaagttcaatagtatagccaactactagctctaaatTAGCTATAgctaatctaatagtcaaatcatacaatagctacctaTAAAGCCTTAATATATAGtcacacatgtcatacacacactgcgTCTTGAAacccgtgctgcagctggctacaaattagtagtccattactcttctctctcctctcttacctttttaaaatatgcttatagctggcttatagcctactattgtatctgctcttagagcaggtataatagcagactataagccggCTAAATACTTAGGTGGAGTAGAGAGGGGAGAAACgagctataagcttatagctagctttaatacaagaaccaagaaactcagTGAGAGACAAGTgaaccatgtattaattataaacaactaactactatatgagcAGACTGAGAGAAGACAATAAGGATATGCGCAGACTGAGAGAAGACTATAAGGATTCGTATAGCCAACTTGTAATGTTAGAATcaaatgcaaatatgcaatattttttatattgaaatttgGGTCAATGTATATTTACTATTCTCTCTTCTagtaaaacaactttttaagCTAGCTCAGTTGACTCGGAGAACAGTAAAACATGTGCTGCCTCAGTTCAAGAACAAGAAGAGATTTGAGCACCAGAATCGAATTGCATGGGACGGACTCCTTTGTACATTGCCAACAATGGCAACAAGCAAATGCTGCTACGTGCTGCTCTTAATTTGCTCATGCCTAGCAAAAATGGAgcacgaaaaaaaaaggaataattaatattagctAGAATGCTAGATTGTCCATAAaggcataaataaaaaaaattttgcacaaaaatgGCTAATGCCAACTGCGCGCAGCCGTCACGACCCATCCATCCAcgggcgccgcccgccgccggcggccggcttCCTCCGCAGCGCTGTAACGCATGGTGGACCAGTTCAACGGgatcggccggccggcgcgctgCTACTACGGCGTCGGCCGCCACAGCGAGCAGAACGACACCGGCTGCCCCTTCCACCGCagcgccaccgcgccggcgccggcggcggacacCACTGTGGCCATGTCCCACCCGCCGTCGTACTTACGCAGCAGCGACTTGGCGGACTCCACCGCCTCGGCGCCGAACGACGCCTCCTcgaaccccgccgccgccatgcgctCCCTccacccctccctcccctcgccggcgacgtccgTCGCGAGGCTCGTGCCGGCCTCGTTCTCCAGAAGCCGCCTCTCGTCCACGTCCTTCCCCTTGAATGCCGCGGACGTCGACTCCAGGAACCGCCACAGCAGCTCCAGCCTCGCCGCGAACTCGCCCGacgcgctgccgtcgccgccggagtcCAGCTCCGAGAGAACAACCAGCTCCGGCTTGAGTTCTATGACCTTGCGGAGGATGTCTCTTCTCTCCTCGGTGGCGGTGTGCCCGAGCCGGAACTGGAGGCACACGACGAGCGCCTCGCCGGGAGTGCAGAAGCCCTGCACGGCGTctagggtggcggcgcggccgatGTCGAGCTCCAGGTTGATTGACTTGGCGTACCGGAGGAGGTGCGGCGAGAAGTCGTACCCGGGAGGCGACGCCGAGAAGGGCGCCGGAGATGTGGCCTCGGGGCCCGCGACGGTGAGGCGaacggacggcggcgcgcggccgccCGGCTGGCGGGTGAGCGACTCCAGGAGCGTCGGCCACTGCACGCCGTGCGAGACGCCGAGGTCGACGACATGGAGCGgccggggcgccgccgcggcgacgccgCACGTCGAGGAGGCCTGCGCGATGGCGGCGTTGGCCAGCGCGTTGGGGAGCGCGAACCACGGGCTCACCTCGTGGAACCTGATGAGGGACGCGCGGAACAGCCGCGGCTCCGCTCCCGCGAAAGTCGGCGCCGCGCACTCGCAGGCCGGCACCcgcacggccgcggcggccgcggcgcccacGATGGCGGGGAGCCTGCGGGCGAGAGCGCGCAGCCCGTGCGCGGCCAGACGGTGGTTGGCGTCGCCGGAGAAGGACTCGAGCTCGCCGAGCACGTAGAAGAGGTGCTGCACGCGCGACAGGTTGCCGGCCTCGACGGCCACCGCGCACGGGTTCAGCAGCTGCTCCGCCCACCTCATGTCCCTGTCCGAcccagctccgccgcccttgccacctcctcccttcttgccgccgccaccgcctggcCTCTCCTGCTCTGcccggcggcgctggccgcCGGCCCCGCCGCTATGTCCAGTCGCCCTGTGCGCCGGAGACCTGCGCTTCTTGGACGACGGAAcctccgacggcgacgacgccgcggGCGACGCAATGCCCGGAGACGCGTACGCCAGCGGCGAGGTAGCAGCCGGagccgccggcggaggggaCAGCGTCTGCGCGACGACGCTCCCAATGTCATCCTGCTGCGCCGCCGGGGAGACAGCCCACCACGCGTCACCACCACCGAGATCGACGCCGGCAGCGAGGAAGGAGGACATCGACTCGTCGAACCAGTCGAAGccgttgttgctgctgctcgtgGCGGCGGCCAGGCCCTGGCGCTCCTGCTCATGGTAGTTCATCTCCTTCATGCAAGCATGGAGATGGAAACTATAGCTAGAAGGAGCAAGTGATCAATGGAGGTGATGAGCTGGCCGGATCTCTCGTGTTCTTGGCGCCAATTCGATTGACCTGGCCTCGGGTGGTGTTTGCTGCTAGCTTCTTTGTTAGTTTAGGGTTTGATGAAATGGAAGAGGAGGACCAGCAGCAAAAAAAAGTGGATTTTATTAGTGATATTGTGGGGGTTATTTTAGGATTGCGCCCTCGTGGAACTGACATATTCCCTGCATCTTTGGCTCATACGTCTCCGTGCATGCTTGTTTATTGAGGTTCTAGCGATTCTACCTTAAGCATAATTCTCCATTATTCTGGCTATGGTTGGCTAAGCTGGTTGCCCCGGTATGTGGGAAAAAGAAGCCATCacttcatcatttattttgatgaAATACAGAATGTGTTATCAAACCAACCATGAATCTAGACATTCAGTCATAGGTATGTCCATATTCATagttaaaagttattttttttttatgatggaGGGTGTTGTAGGCCGAGTTGGCTCCTTCTTGTTTGGTCTAGGGCATGAGCCATGTGCACCAAACCCTTATATTGAATGCAATCAGATTGTAAAGAAAGGGTATAGATGGTGCTTTAGACATGTTAGGGTCATTAACACTACTAGAAATCTCAAGTTCCCCAAGTGACATATACTCAAgggaataagaaaaaaatcatagggATATTATTCCCCTTCTTATTACGCTAAGGAATTACACTTAGGGAAAGTGTTGTGGGGAAAGAAGTGTTTCTCTAGAGTTCTCTTTTCAAACTCAAGGGGACAAATTCTTTCCCTATGATTACCAGGGCTAGGGAACTAATGGTCCAGTTTTCTACATGGTACTACCTCTgtcatataattttatttttcgatttatatgtCCAACgttttgaccgttcgtcttatttgaaaaatttgtacaaaaacttaaaataattagttacgcataaagtactatttatgttttatcatctagtaacaataaaaatattaatcacaaaaaattcaaataagacgacgagtcaaaacattgtatataaaaattaaaaaaaaacttattttggagTAGAGGTATTTGGTTGCTAGCATGGAAAGTACATAGCCCTAGGGCTTGTAGTTTAATCTACACCCTAGGGAAACATTTCCCGTGGAAAGTACATAACCTTATAAGGAGCATAAAACCCTACTGCTATGTCCTTAGCTGCAGTGTTTTTCTCTAAGAACACTCTCTCCGTTAGGGTACCACACTGACCATGCAACAAGAAAGATTACAGTAAAAAATGGgtgtaatataaaaatagagggTCATATGTGCCCTACCACCAGGGTTTAGGTGGAGTTGGTGGCAAGAGAGTAGGTGTGCGGCAATTTCTCCACTGATATGGGCCCCATGGTTAGCCTAACGGTTTAAGAAGGAAGGAGCGTGTGCTACTACATAGGTTAACTGTGGCCCAACCGCCCATACTCATTTGGAGCTTAATTCTCTAGTTCTATATCTCTGGTTAATCATGGGTAGAATCCATCCTTCTTTCAAACATAAAGCAAATGTTGCATATCATATCACATTAATTGGATGCAATAGATGGGACAATTAGGGTTGCTTTTGCTCTGAGCTCCTCTGGCTCCGATCTCCAAAGGAAACAAACATGCTTGGGGACGAGTATTGGAGTAGGGCATCCGGAGGTGGTTAGCTCGAGATTGCTGGATCCAGCGAGGCAGCTCGGGATAGCTGGCTTGGTCGTGGAAGGTGTTGAGGCTGGTAGCTTGGGACCAAGAAGAGTGCGTGCACACTTCTTGGGCTACCTAGCTCGGGTCGCCCGCCTTTGGGTCACACCCGTTTAGTGTCAAAGTCCCTTGTGGATTTCGGCTCTTGAGTGACATTTGTCTCCTAACCACTGGTGTGGGGACCCAATTTATGACTCCACCAACAAAGGAATagtcaacatttttttattgtgttttaagcccaacttcaaaattttggaaaccaAAAACTTTTCATGTATTTGGATGGGATGCAAGAAAATCATAT from Oryza brachyantha chromosome 3, ObraRS2, whole genome shotgun sequence carries:
- the LOC102713257 gene encoding transcription initiation factor TFIID subunit 9, whose protein sequence is MDSGALRPSPQSAAAAAAGAAAGPSAADEPRDARVVRELLRSMGLSEGEYEPRVVHQFLDLAYRYVGDVLGDAQVYADHAGKPQLDADDVRLAIQSKVNFSFSQPPPREVLLELAQSRNKIPLPKSIAPPGSIPLPPEQDTLLSQNYQLLAPLKPPPQYEETEDDNEGANLTPTATSNLTNPNPNNLQEQRVSEQQQLLHQQHAQRVSFQLNAVAAAAAKRRGTMDQLNMG
- the LOC102713535 gene encoding protein NODULATION SIGNALING PATHWAY 1, with protein sequence MRWAEQLLNPCAVAVEAGNLSRVQHLFYVLGELESFSGDANHRLAAHGLRALARRLPAIVGAAAAAAVRVPACECAAPTFAGAEPRLFRASLIRFHEVSPWFALPNALANAAIAQASSTCGVAAAAPRPLHVVDLGVSHGVQWPTLLESLTRQPGGRAPPSVRLTVAGPEATSPAPFSASPPGYDFSPHLLRYAKSINLELDIGRAATLDAVQGFCTPGEALVVCLQFRLGHTATEERRDILRKVIELKPELVVLSELDSGGDGSASGEFAARLELLWRFLESTSAAFKGKDVDERRLLENEAGTSLATDVAGEGREGWRERMAAAGFEEASFGAEAVESAKSLLRKYDGGWDMATVVSAAGAGAVALRWKGQPVSFCSLWRPTP